In Myxocyprinus asiaticus isolate MX2 ecotype Aquarium Trade chromosome 27, UBuf_Myxa_2, whole genome shotgun sequence, the DNA window TGTAACAGATGACAAAGATGATAAGTCTGTTATTTTAGGTATGAGTTTTGGAATGTCTGAAACATGGATGTGTACATACATGAATGGAAATGACCATGCATAATGTTTGCTTTTACAGACCAAAAGCACCAACATCTGGATACCTGATCAGGTAATAAGCATCCTTAGTCAAGTAATTTGAACAAATGTGATCTTTATTAAAACTGTACTTTTCcattggttttatttattttattttattttgttataatttgCTTTTGCAGAGGGGTCTTCACCAAAACTGATTCCAAGCCAACATCAAATTCAGCCAATGGTTTTGCGTAAGCAAAAACTCTTTTGAATTATCTGAATCTAGTTCTGTTCACTCCAGAGCCGGGCAAAATAAATAAGCACACCAAATCTAatttccaaatacattttttaaatacttttatctTAAATTTAATTCCATTGCTAATACAAGATTTTGtgtggaaaaatacattttaatagtatGCTATCTCTCTTTCTGTTCTATCTTAGCGGAGTGAACAACTTCATAAAAAAGCCGTCGGACACTTACAAGAAAATGTAAGTGAGCCTAGCAAATAATACTCATGCAATTCAGCTCATTTTAGCAAATCTTTATTATCTTTATTTCTTGATATCTTCCAGAGCTCCTCATACAGTTCGTCTGAACACTGAGAAGCCGGTGCAGTCTGAGCCTACTCTGAGTCCAGAGGAAGTGAAGAAAAGGTGGAGGAGAACTTACACACAACAGACTCATTTATCTCAGATGCTACAAGACTTTAAGTTCCACTTCATGATTTGACCatccctttgtgtgtgtgtgtgtgtgcaggacaGAGGCAGCCAGCAGTGTTCTCAAAGGCTCTTCAGCCAATCGGCGTTCATATGTGCTCTCAGCTGCAAAGAAATACGAGTACGTTTCATATTCAGAATATGACATAACTTTTGAAAACTCCAAAACCTAACAGGATTGGGTTACAAGATGATAGATTAGAAGATGATAGACAACAATAAAGgaacaaagtaccatggtaataccatgctttatttgtaatttaccatggcaataccatgttttttagagatgtaccatgataataccatgtttattttattttttgttcatttgttattattattattattattattttaataaaccatagtaataccatgtttttggaacatgtaccatagtaatgcCATGTGTTTTATAAAcctgtaccatggtaaaaccatttttttatatagatgtgccatagtaatatcatgttcttttgaaaatatatcatggtaattccatgttttatttgtaatttactatggtaataccatgttcttttgacatgtactatggtaataccatgtttttggaacaTGTACAATAGAAATGCCATATTGAAAAATGTGCCAtagaaatgccatgttttttgtACCATGGCATGgtaattacatgttttttttccaccatggtaataccatgtttttttaaacatgtaccatggtaatatcgtgttcttttgaaaatataccatcgtaataacatgttttttcagaATATATTACCATATATtaccattatgtttttttttttttccttgtttttttgtACTGTGGTTTTTTAATATACCATGGTAATCCCATGtttttctggacatgtaccattttaatactgcatatatatatatatatatatatttggaaatgtaccatgataataacatgtttatatataatatatatatatatatatatatatatatatatatatataatgtaccaTGGTCATACCATTTAGTTTTCGACATATACTATGGTAAtactacatctttttttttttttttttttttttgccatggcaataccatggtgttttggaaatgtaccatggtaatactatggtattcaAGTGCCTTCAAGTTAATACCATGGAACATGAATACATAAATCATTCAGTTCCATGACATTGCCCTCTGAAATCATCACAGTACTGCACTGCACATTTTCTAGGGgcacaaaatatttaattttgatcCCATAGACAGAGTATACCATATGCTTCTAGTATTTAGTGATCCCACCCCACCCCTACTGCACACTTAATGAGTGTTTAATATTTTCAGGTCCTCAGACAAATCCGACAGCCCTCCTCAGACGAGCACTTCTTTTGTTGCCAAAAGGTACCCAAGACGTGTCTGTGTTAAAAAGCACCAGCTGataaaattaaacatatttttaacttaataattattatttgtgtgtatgtggtttGTAGGGTAGTTATCAATGATGATAATGACATTGCTCCAACTGTACCTGCAAGTACAGTGTCTGTTCAGTCTGCCCCTCAGCAAAGGTAAACTACACAACATCTGTCACTTATGCAACTGCATGACGTTGTTTCTTGTTAAACACTATCTCCATTCCGTTTTTGTTGTTTTCACAGTGTTAAAGCGAGCATTGAAGAAACCCCTGTCCCAGCAGTGAAGGAGGTCAAGCCAGTAGCACCTGAAACTAAATCTGAACCTAAACCTACAGCTAAAACAGCACCTGAACCTAAACTTACATCAGAGCCTAAACCTACAACAGAAACTAAACCAGCACGTGAAACTAAAACAGCATCTGAACCTATACCTAAAACTACACCTGAGCCTAAATCTAAACCTGAAATTAAAATGGCACCTACATCAGAACCTAAACTAGTAGTTGAAATTAAAACATCACCTGTGCCTAAACCAGTGGTTGAACCTAAACCAGTGGTTGAAATTAAAACAGCAACTGAACCAAAACCAGTGGTTGAAACTAAATTAGTAGTTGAAACTAAAATAGCACCAGTGCCTAAACCTAGACCTGAGCCTAAACCTAGACCTGAACCTAAACCAGCACCTGAAACTAAAACAGCGCCTGAAGTTAAACCAACATCAGAACCTAAACCAGCGGCTGAACTGACTCCTGAGAAAAGGTTTGttctatattcatatttatagGGATTTTGCATAATTGGTTATGGAATTTTAAATGTACAACGAGTGGCCCcaataaagtatttggacacttttgaacATTCAAGTCACTTAAAATGTCTGAacatcattgcattagataccaaGTGGCAAATGATTCTAGATCTTTTCAAAGCAACTTCACCAAGTAATTTATAATGGATATATGTGTACTAGCAGAATAACCACACTATGATCATGTCtggcaaccagaaagtgtccaaatatgttgTGTACATAATTCTGAACCCTATCTAGTATTGTTTGATTGCTTGCATTATATAGATGAACATGTGTTATAATGTATTGAATAGGTTTTCTTGTTCTTGTTTCTTTACAGTACTGAAAGTCTGATTGCGCTGTCTCATACCCTGATATCCTTCAAGACAGAGCCTGCCAGGTACAAGATGATCTGATGAATGCATAACAGCCCCGTCATATAAAGATTATGTTCATTAATCTCAGTGCCATTCATGTGTAAAATGAATTTGACCATTTACACATCCGActcttcagtactgtttaatgtATCACTCACATATCATAATCTGCATTCCTTTATGTGTCTCAGAACTAATCCTAAACTGATCCCAGAACAGAGTAATGGCTTGCATAATGATGACCTTCTAGATCTTGCTAAGAGGTCTGTATGACACAATAACACGTCACCATAGTTTACTCAACACTCAACTGAGTGTTTCACACTTATAATCACACACTGATCCTACCGAACATGAAAAAAGAATGTTGTAATAAGTCTACTGATTGACATGACTTTATGGTAAAAGTATTATAGTgaacatgtgtcatagtaaatgCTATGGCATGTAAGGCTAGAATTCTTTGTTTAtgcagaacattttaaaacatgctgTTCTGTAAGAAACCACAGGAGGACACCAGAGCTCTATCAGGCACTTTAGTGGACAAAAGCAGTTTTAAATTTGTGGGAAAGCCATTAGTTATGCACTCTGAAAGAATAAAGCCATGTACGGTAAAATCTAAATACTCACTGCTATCTGTCTTTATCCTGTAGTACTGGTCAAGTGTCTGTGAATCCTGATATAGATCTGCTTAGTCAAGAACTGCTCACAGACAACAGGTGAGAGGGCCTATATGGAAATATCGAtcttatcaaattaattttagatccCTCAAGGAGTGCAATATAATGGTCATTCCCCATAATGCATGCCATTTGTgtccctcatatatatatatatatacagtaccaaGCCagagtcaggtagaccaagaaagatttcagccacaactgccagaagaattgtttgggatacaaagaaaaacccacaggtaacctcaggagaaatacaggctgctctggaaaaagacggtgtggttgtttcaaggagcacaatacttgttgacccctctccaaacatagcgcttatggttgtgaccataaagctctattttggtctcgtcgctccaaattacagtgtgccagaagctgtgaggcgtgtcaaggtgttgtcgggcatattgtaaccgggtttttttgtgactttggcttctttctggcaactcgaccatgcagctcatttttgttcaagtatcatcatattgtgctccttgaaacaaccacaccgtctgtttccagagcagcctgtatttctcctgaggttacctgtgggtttttctttgtatcccaaacaattcttctggcagttgtggctgaaatctttcttggtctacctgaccgtggcttggtatcaagagaagTGATtgaactgacattttcaaggctttggatatctttttatatccttttccatctttataaagttccattaccttgttacgccggtcttttgacagttcttttctgctccccatagctcagtatctagcctgctcagtgcatccacgtgagagctaataaactcattgactatttatacacagacactaattacaatttaaaaagccacaggtgtgggaaattaacctttaatcgccatttaaacctgtgtgtcaccttgtgtgtctgtaacaaggccaaacattcaagggtatgtaaacttttgatcagggccatttgggtgatttctgttatcattatgatttaaaaaggagccaaacaactatgtgataataaatgtcttcatatgatcactatccttaaataaaagacagtttattttgcatgatcagtcatattttcaaaatcaatgccaaaatttctgccaggatatgcaaacttttgagcacaactgtatatatatatatcagtgtcagaaatgaacttttacattaaaatatttgctCCCCGGATTTGAagtttcaggggcatttttttaccTTAATGAGGGCATTTTCTTCTTGCCATTTAGAACAAACTGTCTCCATCTGTTTATGTTAAATACTTAAATTTAATCgattcattaatacaaattatacaaatattaatacAACTGAGAATTAAATCGACAtcaattgattttattttatttgtattttttttgtgccATAATATGCATATCTAGgactataataaaatattaagaataTTCATATagtatatcagatgttacaataaaaaaaaaaaacagaagaattcattacgagggcattttatgcccccacattttgaatttaggGGGCATCTTTTTTGCACCGAGCCCCCctacatttctgacactgatatatctatctgtctatatatgtGTAAACAATTACTTTAACAATAACTGATGtcaaaaaatcaatttaagataatacatttcaatttgactgaattttgttatgaaattgaaatgagcAAATCTTTAAAATTggcttaaatatatttttgattgtAGAATGACCTGTTAAATGATTTGGTGTCAGTATTGTACATTGATGTAAGTGTGTCATTGGTTTCTCTTGCAGTTCTCTGCCTCAGACAAAGCAGACAGTGAAAAATCTGGACCTTCTCGCATACGATATTATTCCCATCAATACTAGTGCCACCAGGTGTGTATTATTTTTACCTCTATTATTTTTagtgtttattcattttttatggaactgtaatttctttgttttgaagAATACATGTACACTAGAGCAAATAAATATTGGCAATAATGCAAAAATTAAATCCACAACAAATAAATGAAGCTTACCAATTCATTGAACACTGAAACATTGAAGCATTACTAATAGTTTcaagttttctctttttttttttttttttttttcactcagaaTCAGCACAGAGTACACTAATAGCCAGAAAACACAGATGGTAAAACAGCCTCAGGATTTTATGAGGTACAGcacaatttctttctttcataatcACAATCAAAACTGTCATCAAATGTGACAGGTCATTGGCAGCACTCTCTCAATATTACAttccttaaatatttatattgggtgcaaatatacactaccagtcaagtttatatttcataaaaaccttttgatctaaaggcttatttttaaatgtatttaaacttttgactggtagtgtttaTTAATATATCTGtgctttctcaaaaaaaaaaagaaaaaaaaaagtgttgattATTTTGTAGTATATAGATATATTACAGCCTTCAGTTCAAACAGTGTTGTGCTTTAGTTGTACAATGAACACATCAGAATTCAATTTGCATACGACAAGCATGTTTTTGCATTCAGTGTGAAATTAATTTTTTCAGCTCTGCTGATCCATTTGATCCAATTCCACGTGAGCCCACAAAGAGGTAACAATATCAGCTTACAGGTgatcatttataatattatagGAATCATGTCTGTACGTACACACTGCAGCAAACTGCTCTCTCTGATTCTCTCTCACATATTCCTGACTGGTTTGATCCTCTTTTATTGGACTTTTATACCAACAACAGGTAAATGtacaaattcaataaataaattaatcaggCTCTATTTGGGAAATTGTGACAAGAATAATTATCATGATGAGGTTTGTAATACAGTAATAgatttaaattttcatttttagttccaAAGATCCAGACAATCATCTTCAGAAGCCCTTAAACTTGGTTCCTGAGTAAGTGAAACACAAGTaacatgttttctttattatacttcttttgttttgtcttgtcctGTCTTGTCTtgacttttcttctcttctcttgtctggttttgttttgttttgttttagtgtaGTGAATTGAAGTGAAGTGtagttggttttgttttgttttgttttgttttgttttagtgtagtgaagtgaagtgaagtgtagttggttttgttttgttttgttttagtgtaGTGAAGTGAAGTGtagttggttttgttttgttttgttttagtgtaGTGAAGTGAAGTGtagttggttttgttttgttttgttttgttttttgtcttgttttgtcttgtcttgtctggttttgttttttgttttgttttgttttagtgtagtgaaatgtagttggttttgttttgttttgttttgttttttgtcttgtcttgtctgattttgttttttgttttgttttgttttagtgtagtgaaatgtagttggttttgttttgttgtagtgTAGTATATTGtagttggttttgttttgttttgtcttgtcttcTCTTGTCtggttttgtcttttttgttttgttttgtattgtattgtattgttttgctttgctttgtttttgtttagtgaagtgtagttgtttttttttgttttttgtcttgtctggttttgtgttttgttttgttttgttttagtgttATGTAGTGAAGTGTAGTGTAGTGAAGtgaaatgttgttggttttgttttgttttgttttagtgtagtgtagtatattgtagttggttttgttttgttttgttttagtgtagtgtagtgtattgtagttggttttgttttgttttgtcttgacTTCTCTTGTctggttttgtcttttttttgtattgtattgtattgttttgttttggtgtAGTGTAGTTTAGTGAAGTGAAatgttgtttgttttgctttgctttgtttttgtgtaGTGAAGTAAAGTGtaattggttttgttttgttttttgtcttgttttagtgTTGTGTAGTGAAGTGTAGTGTAGTGAAGtgaaatgttgttggttttgttttgttttgttttagtgtagtgtagtatattgtagttggttttgttttgttttgtcttgtcttcTCTTGTctggttttgtcttttttttgtattgtattgttttgctttgtttttgtgtaGTGAAGTAAAGTGtagttggttttgttttgttttttgtcttgtctggttttgtgttttgttttgttttgttttagtgttGTGTAGTGAAGTGTAGTGTAGTGAAGtgaaatgttgttggttttgttttgttttgttttagtgtagtgtagtgtattgtagttggttttgttttgttttgtcttgtcttgACTTGTCTTCTCTTGTctggttttgtctttttttgtattgtattgtattgttttgttttggtgtAGTGTAGTTTAGTGAAGtgaaatgttgttggttttgctttgcttttgtgTAGTGTAGTGAAGTGtagttggttttgttttgttttgtattgttttttgtctggtctggtctggtctAGTTGGCCCTGGTAAAATGattagaatgtatttttaaattattacattagaATAGatgtcaataaataataaaataatttgttattgACATATGCATAATAGTTGTTGAAATTACAGTGTGTTCATTTtatttcacgtttattaatataTGGATATTAATGaaggtattttttgttttaatcacagtATGCCCTCACATGTTTTAGTTTCCCTTGCTGATGATGTCATTCCAATTGACACTGACAGGTAAATCCTCAGAAATTATATCCATGAAACTTCTTTCTGCTCTAAAAAACACTCACAGAAATAATAGCACAGCACATTTCTTAAGCATGTACCTGTACCTCTGTCTGTTGATTCACATTGTTTACACTAAGATCATATAGAGCTTCTATAAAAAGTCAGTAACATAATGGGTTGAAGTCATGAAGGAGGGATCAAACCCAACCCTTAAACTCCACCTGAGCTGcagatacacactcacacagtctcAAGCACATGTACACTTACTCTGAGAGTTCTCAAGAAGAAAGACTGACCACGTCACAGAAAAGGGGAACATTTTGATCATTCTGACTGTTGTTTTGACAGGAGTAAGTGGAGAACTGACATGGAAAGGTAAGCGCTTctgttatgtcaagttcatggcAAATACAAAAGTGTGACATTTAATAGAATCATTACTACTGCTATTTAACTGGCCAAAACAGACTTACTATGGGGAAATATTAAGAccttaaaaatgatcattttgatTTTATGCTGTCACATCATTCTTTGTTAGTTGTTGATAAAAGAGTTTggccagtgtgattattaaagacAACAAGATTACTGAAGACAATAACCACACTGTTTACCGCTTTAGATTCATGTATTTCTTCAATATTCATAATTAATAATCAAGATTAGGATTACTGGTCAAACCATCATTACTCATCATTCGCGCTTGGTTACATTTGGTAGCAAAGGAAAGGAAAAAGCTTTACTTTTTAACTTAGGTGTGTTATATTTATGTGTTAAAGTAGTGTTCAGTTTTCATTTGGGGTGCATTGTGACCTGGGTTCAAATTCAGACCTCATTTACAATTCTTTTTAAGAAACCGAACAAAATGACCAAAGCCATCATGCACTTACATTGCATAAAAAAGAGTGGCTTTTTCATGCAATTTTTcacttttttatgttaaatattcATGCAACTTAATTGTCAACTTAAGATAGAAAGATTTTTTGCTTTGAAAATCCACTTCTGAGGGGGCTCGTTAATGGGGCTCGACAAATCATCATCTAATAATAATTTAACCTTCAGTGTTGGTCAACCAATCATTTAGTAACCATTATACCATCCGGGCTGATCATCCATCATTTAAAACTCATACAAGGGTCACAAGATAGACTAAACTTGCATTTCCTGCTTAAAATCTGAATTCAGGATTGAGAAATGGAGCACTGAAGCTTAAGATGTAGGACAGGTTTTCTTGGACAACAGCTAAATAAGTATAGCCCTGCATTACTAGGGTTACCTATTGTTCTTTCTTGAAAGATCTTACCGTAATAGTGCCTTGCCTTGtaaaaacaaaatcttaaaaaaatgcaGCCTTCCTTTTTGATTTGCACATGTTTGCAGTCAAGCTAAACaattatgtttaattaaatatgactAATATAATAGTACAGGTGAGCCTTCTCCTATGCATAGTATCTCAAAGGTGACACATGAATGATGGTGTTTAATTCACGTGTTCTAACATATtagtgactctttttttttttttttttgtagcacaaCCTACACCAAAACAGTGGAAAGTCCTGAGCTGAAGTTGTTACCGGAATCTGAGTCCAAAATGTATGTGCGGCGCTCATTCAGCCCAAATGTATCCTTATTGTGTAACCTGAAAGTGTTGAATGTTCTATATGTTCTATATTTGAATGTTCCCTGTTCTAtattttctttctctgttttagGGGCTTTGTCTATGTTAAGGAATATGTGAACAATTCACGTACTGACGGCAGGTAAACTGCAGGCACTTTAGTTTTAGAATCATTTCACATTATCATAGTGATGGCGAGGTTTTTTCTTAATCTATGGTAGTTATTGTTTGTGCACACCGATCAGCTGACGTGAAAAGATGCAGCAGTACATGTTCATAGAATAATAATCTATGGAGCAATACAATCTCTTgtgctacaaaaatacattttattcgtATTTCCACAGCAGCTCTGATTATCTGACCTCAACAACTTCCAACTACAATTACAGCAGCCCCAGTTACTACTCCAGGTAATGTTATTATACTATTCTGGTCTTTCTCAGGAAACCTGAACTTGTGCCTGAAATctaaaaaagttgtttttattttattttattttatttttaacatttcataatttcatttgaaaaggttactACTGAACTTTCAAAAAATCATATTGTCCTCAGGCTCAAAGTGTCAGAGCAATAACCACCAAAGGGGGACACATCCCTCTCtgcaatattcagattagtggtcaacATTTTGACGTTTTTTTTCTATGGCCTGTGCTTTCAGCCTCGCAAAGTACCAATAATTATTTGTTGTTACTAACCCTAAAGCACTACATTATTTCACATTATGTCAGTGACTTTGAAATTCATGTATGTATATTTGAATAATTGAGTATATTCAGGTAGTTTcatccttttttttgggggggggggggttatgccTTGGAAAATTGCACATTAaaattgataatataaataaataaataaataaataattgaggttacagtgttGATAGTGTTGAATATGAGTGCAAAAATGTCTAACTACATTATCTTGCAAATATCAATGCACCACATCATATTagatatatttagttttttcttgTGCTTTCTTGTGTCtagaacaatatactgtattttctaaaaataataataataatatttattgtgaTTTTTCCCATTACAGTGTTAAACTATTGACAAGGCCAGTATGAATATAAACAACATTATTAAATCCAGTCACTCCATTAAATATGACGTCAGCAATA includes these proteins:
- the LOC127417882 gene encoding proteoglycan 4-like isoform X1, translated to MSGVEGDKQSVFRTTKVRSALKGDSSWIQRNQEANAEEEEKPWMAEVRANRSNGVLTENSPDTSPTAKVSQPTTNTEKPKAPTSGYLIRGVFTKTDSKPTSNSANGFAGVNNFIKKPSDTYKKIAPHTVRLNTEKPVQSEPTLSPEEVKKRTEAASSVLKGSSANRRSYVLSAAKKYESSDKSDSPPQTSTSFVAKRVVINDDNDIAPTVPASTVSVQSAPQQSVKASIEETPVPAVKEVKPVAPETKSEPKPTAKTAPEPKLTSEPKPTTETKPARETKTASEPIPKTTPEPKSKPEIKMAPTSEPKLVVEIKTSPVPKPVVEPKPVVEIKTATEPKPVVETKLVVETKIAPVPKPRPEPKPRPEPKPAPETKTAPEVKPTSEPKPAAELTPEKSTESLIALSHTLISFKTEPARTNPKLIPEQSNGLHNDDLLDLAKSTGQVSVNPDIDLLSQELLTDNSSLPQTKQTVKNLDLLAYDIIPINTSATRISTEYTNSQKTQMVKQPQDFMSSADPFDPIPREPTKSSKDPDNHLQKPLNLVPDMPSHVLVSLADDVIPIDTDRSKWRTDMESTTYTKTVESPELKLLPESESKMGFVYVKEYVNNSRTDGSSSDYLTSTTSNYNYSSPSYYSSRETTTPCTYCGELMGNDGKITIEHLNISCHPSCFKCGICTKPMGDLLYNMFLHRGVVHCESCYSNVL
- the LOC127417882 gene encoding proteoglycan 4-like isoform X3, which gives rise to MSGVEGDKQSVFRTTKVRSALKGDSSWIQRNQEANAEEEEKPWMAEVRANRSNGVLTENSPDTSPTAKVSQPTTNTEKPKAPTSGYLIRGVFTKTDSKPTSNSANGFAGVNNFIKKPSDTYKKIAPHTVRLNTEKPVQSEPTLSPEEVKKRTEAASSVLKGSSANRRSYVLSAAKKYESSDKSDSPPQTSTSFVAKRVVINDDNDIAPTVPASTVSVQSAPQQSVKASIEETPVPAVKEVKPVAPETKSEPKPTAKTAPEPKLTSEPKPTTETKPARETKTASEPIPKTTPEPKSKPEIKMAPTSEPKLVVEIKTSPVPKPVVEPKPVVEIKTATEPKPVVETKLVVETKIAPVPKPRPEPKPRPEPKPAPETKTAPEVKPTSEPKPAAELTPEKSTESLIALSHTLISFKTEPARTNPKLIPEQSNGLHNDDLLDLAKSTGQVSVNPDIDLLSQELLTDNSSLPQTKQTVKNLDLLAYDIIPINTSATRISTEYTNSQKTQMVKQPQDFMSSADPFDPIPREPTKSSKDPDNHLQKPLNLVPDMPSHVLVSLADDVIPIDTDRSKWRTDMESTTYTKTVESPELKLLPESESKMGFVYVKEYVNNSRTDGSSSDYLTSTTSNYNYSSPSYYSRETTTPCTYCGELMGNDGKITIEHLNISCHPSCFKCGICTKPMGDLLYNMFLHRGVVHCESCYSNVL
- the LOC127417882 gene encoding zinc finger protein 185-like isoform X4; translated protein: MSGVEGDKQSVFRTTKVRSALKGDSSWIQRNQEANAEEEEKPWMAEVRANRSNGVLTENSPDTSPTAKVSQPTTNTEKPKAPTSGYLIRGVFTKTDSKPTSNSANGFAGVNNFIKKPSDTYKKIAPHTVRLNTEKPVQSEPTLSPEEVKKRTEAASSVLKGSSANRRSYVLSAAKKYESSDKSDSPPQTSTSFVAKRVVINDDNDIAPTVPASTVSVQSAPQQSVKASIEETPVPAVKEVKPVAPETKSEPKPTAKTAPEPKLTSEPKPTTETKPARETKTASEPIPKTTPEPKSKPEIKMAPTSEPKLVVEIKTSPVPKPVVEPKPVVEIKTATEPKPVVETKLVVETKIAPVPKPRPEPKPRPEPKPAPETKTAPEVKPTSEPKPAAELTPEKSTESLIALSHTLISFKTEPARTNPKLIPEQSNGLHNDDLLDLAKSTGQVSVNPDIDLLSQELLTDNSSLPQTKQTVKNLDLLAYDIIPINTSATSSADPFDPIPREPTKSSKDPDNHLQKPLNLVPDMPSHVLVSLADDVIPIDTDRSKWRTDMESTTYTKTVESPELKLLPESESKMGFVYVKEYVNNSRTDGSSSDYLTSTTSNYNYSSPSYYSSRETTTPCTYCGELMGNDGKITIEHLNISCHPSCFKCGICTKPMGDLLYNMFLHRGVVHCESCYSNVL
- the LOC127417882 gene encoding proteoglycan 4-like isoform X2; translated protein: MSGEGDKQSVFRTTKVRSALKGDSSWIQRNQEANAEEEEKPWMAEVRANRSNGVLTENSPDTSPTAKVSQPTTNTEKPKAPTSGYLIRGVFTKTDSKPTSNSANGFAGVNNFIKKPSDTYKKIAPHTVRLNTEKPVQSEPTLSPEEVKKRTEAASSVLKGSSANRRSYVLSAAKKYESSDKSDSPPQTSTSFVAKRVVINDDNDIAPTVPASTVSVQSAPQQSVKASIEETPVPAVKEVKPVAPETKSEPKPTAKTAPEPKLTSEPKPTTETKPARETKTASEPIPKTTPEPKSKPEIKMAPTSEPKLVVEIKTSPVPKPVVEPKPVVEIKTATEPKPVVETKLVVETKIAPVPKPRPEPKPRPEPKPAPETKTAPEVKPTSEPKPAAELTPEKSTESLIALSHTLISFKTEPARTNPKLIPEQSNGLHNDDLLDLAKSTGQVSVNPDIDLLSQELLTDNSSLPQTKQTVKNLDLLAYDIIPINTSATRISTEYTNSQKTQMVKQPQDFMSSADPFDPIPREPTKSSKDPDNHLQKPLNLVPDMPSHVLVSLADDVIPIDTDRSKWRTDMESTTYTKTVESPELKLLPESESKMGFVYVKEYVNNSRTDGSSSDYLTSTTSNYNYSSPSYYSSRETTTPCTYCGELMGNDGKITIEHLNISCHPSCFKCGICTKPMGDLLYNMFLHRGVVHCESCYSNVL